Below is a window of bacterium DNA.
CCAAAGGGCCGAGTCCTATGTATTTCAGCCCCTTGTTTTTCATGCGGGCAGGCACCATGGAAAACTAGGGAAAAAGGGCAGTTTGATCTCAACCACTCTGAAAAACATTTCAATTACCGCCATTAAAAAAGCCGAGGACAATGATGATCTGATTCTACGATGCGTCGAGTTGTTGGGAAAACGCGCTCGTGGGATCATCGAGTTTGCGCCCCTGAAAAGAGTTCTGCCAATCGAAATAAAACCTTGCGAAATTAAAACCTTCCGTGTGCCGTCGAATCCCGATGACGAGGCGAAGGAGGTTAACCTGCTGGAGGAGAATTTGTAAGGTGCGCTGATCTTTGACCTTCTCTGTTTGCCGCCCCATACGTTAACCAGATGCAACTTGCTCCTTGACGCACGTGTCTCGTTGCACTGGTTGCGCGTCTCGTTCGCCGAAAAAACTCAAGGACGATCGTTCAATACGTTATACACCACCTGGCCGACAAAGGGGACTAGCTTTCCTTTGTCGCGGCTTCGGGCGTTCTTGCCTTTGTACGACACGATCACTACATCGCCTTTTGCAATTCTCTGTGTCACTGCTACATGAATCACGGTAGGATCTTTGCTGTCCCGGCAAACGCCGGCTGTTTTCACGATCTGCCGGTTAACCTGCACCTGCCAGTCAGCGGCGTTGCCGGTTCGAGCCATGGCCTTGTTCAGATTGAGCAGCAGGGAGCGGCCGTCCTCTTCAACCGCAGCCCCTAGAAGGACCGGCGCAGCGCCCGCCTCCGGCTCCTGCAAGCCGGTGAGGCCGTACCCAAAAGGATACAGCGGTTGGTATACCGCATCGCCGAAATTGAGTGGAATATCGGCCATGGCTGCGGGCCAGGAATGGGGCAGTTTGCCGGTAAAAGGGAAACGGCCAAAGAGCACGTCGGCGACGCCGCTGCCTTCGCTTCCCGGCAGCCAGGCGGCCACCACGGCGTCGGCATAGGGCAGAATTGAATCGATGATCAGAGGCCGGCCGGAGAGCAAAATCACCACCACTTTCACGCCTGCTTTCTTCATGGTTCGCACCGGTTCAACGATGCCGGCGTCGAGATGCAGATCCTGTCTGTCGCCTTGACCCTCGGCATAGGGCGTTTCGCCGATCACCGCCACCGCCAGGTCTGCGCCGGCAGCGCCGGAGCCATCGAGTGAATAGGTGAAGGTCACGCCGGGCGCTTCGGCCCGCAACGCCTGCAGCAGAGTGGTTCCGGTGGTGACAACCGTGTCAGCGCCCTGCCAGGAGATGGTCCAGCCGCCGCACTGATTGCCGATGTTGTCCGCGCCGTTGCCGGCCACATGGATGCGTTTCAGATTATGCGACAGCGGCAGCACGCCTTCTTTGTTAGCCAGCAGCACCAGCGACTCGCGCACGCAGGCGCGCGCCACTTCACGGTGGCCGGCGCTGCCCACCTCTGCGGTGAGCTCACGGTTGGTGTAGGGATGTTCGAACAGACCCAGTTGAAACTTTACGGTCAGGATGCGGCGCACCGCGTCGTCGATGCGCGTCATGGGGATCTCTTTAGCGTTCACCGCAGCGATCAGCTCGCGCACGAACGTGCGATAGTCGGCCGGCACCATCACCATATCGAGGCCGGCGTTGATGGATTGGACCACATCGCTGTGATAATCGCCGGG
It encodes the following:
- a CDS encoding glycoside hydrolase family 3 protein, which encodes PGDYHSDVVQSINAGLDMVMVPADYRTFVRELIAAVNAKEIPMTRIDDAVRRILTVKFQLGLFEHPYTNRELTAEVGSAGHREVARACVRESLVLLANKEGVLPLSHNLKRIHVAGNGADNIGNQCGGWTISWQGADTVVTTGTTLLQALRAEAPGVTFTYSLDGSGAAGADLAVAVIGETPYAEGQGDRQDLHLDAGIVEPVRTMKKAGVKVVVILLSGRPLIIDSILPYADAVVAAWLPGSEGSGVADVLFGRFPFTGKLPHSWPAAMADIPLNFGDAVYQPLYPFGYGLTGLQEPEAGAAPVLLGAAVEEDGRSLLLNLNKAMARTGNAADWQVQVNRQIVKTAGVCRDSKDPTVIHVAVTQRIAKGDVVIVSYKGKNARSRDKGKLVPFVGQVVYNVLNDRP